A single Nicotiana tabacum cultivar K326 chromosome 5, ASM71507v2, whole genome shotgun sequence DNA region contains:
- the LOC142180678 gene encoding uncharacterized protein LOC142180678: MAEDSELWDVICDGPHVPMKKVGESGVMVPKTRKEYSDIDRKVVEKNFRAKKILVCGIGPDEYNRISACQSAKEIWELLQTALEGTTQVKQSKIDMLTTEYELFKMKDDDSIQDMHTRFISIINELHALGEIIHRNKLVRKVLSVLPSSWESKEHYKYNPDKAAKRNSVTDKRLSRKSAADNVVKQALAAWGDSSNES, from the exons ATGGCAGAAGACTCTGAGTTGTGGGATGTCATTTGTGATGGTCCACACGTTCCTATGAAGAAGGTTGGTGAATCTGGAGTGATGGTGCCGAAAACCAGAAAAGAATACAGCGATATTGACAGAAAAGTTGTTGAGAAGAACTTTCGTGCCAAGAAGATCTTGGTATGTGGTAtaggacctgatgagtacaaTAGAATCTCAGCTTGTCAATCTGCCAAGGAAATATGGGAACTATTGCAAACGGCACTTGAAGGAACTACTCAGGTTAAACAGTCCAAGATTGATATGCTCACCACCGAGTATGAGCTGTTCAAGATGAAGGATGACGATTCTATACAAGATATGCACACTAGATTCATAtctatcataaatgagcttcatgCACTTGGAGAAATTATTCAtagaaacaagcttgtaaggaagGTTCTCAGTGTTCTGCCTAGCTCATGGGAGAGTAAG GAGCATTACAAATACAACCCTGACAAAGCAGCAAAAAGGAACTCGGTTACTGACAAACGATTAAGCCGAAAAAGTGCAGCTGACAATGTCGTAaaacaagctcttgctgcatggggagactcctccaaTGAATCATAA